caaaatataataagcaaaaagattctgtatcaagtcacacgtgccatcactcacgtgattggcttgctgggcacttatgactagcacgttAGCCATTAATAGCGGATTGGGATCCAAAATTTACCTCATCAAATTTATCGAGTATTACAAAGTACAAATTTATACATTTTCCTTTTGAACCAAAACTTTATAGTCATtcttcatgatttttcttgccacAAAGTCATACTTTACTACtgaatatttttcttttatatgtttaTATAGTATTTAAAAACTTGAGTGGTTTAagtttcaaattttttttattgttaccCACTCCCCAAGTAGTACTTAGAATATTATAAGTATTTActattttaatcttaattctttctaaaCACATATACTAGTTAGCTTATTTAAGGTGCActtatccttaattttattatagtaaattttaaatgagccaaattaaaaaaaaatttaaaaataaattatataagaaaGAACTAAATTACTTTCATGCCTAATATTCTTGAGCTTATAGCTTTGTCAACTAATTAaggatataatattaaaatttttaaatatcatcATACTGAATTACAATTAGTTCTTTtattaatatcttaattatttattcaatAGAATTTTTAGTAGTTATATCTATTATTCTTTCAACTAGTTTGATGAAAGTCTAATACATCTAAAATAAATTACATATGCTTAggtcatttataataatttaatctcaATAAAATAGGCACATTTATATGAATTTAATTACAAAAGTatcattttaataaatattataatactagtattttatttttattttttaataatattaaaatattaatattatctctagtttatctttgggtaaaatattgatatatctagtattcacttaaaattatttatgaatgacTGATATCATTCTTATGGAATTGTACGATGCTATCCTATCATGTAATAATTTGAAGTAGATTCTCTTTTGTAATTATTTAAATCTTCTAGTTATGAGTGTTATTATGAATATTATCTTCTTTAATACTATTTAAgactaatttttaatataattttataagttattagctAAGACCATTTTGATGGAtacaagactaatataataatttaaaatattttataaataatattatttattataattcatattctATAAGTATATCATACCAAACCACTTTAATAGCTACTAATCAAATAAAACTTATGgatatgagttacaaataatatttatcaaatttcttcaatctaatttataccaaaatatttaaaaataataaaaataataactataataataatcaaatattAATCAGtgtaaaaaaaactcatatgataattgtagtcataaatcatgcctttatatgaaaaataaatattattttataatttcaaacatatgcatgtgaataaccaaataaatattcaagaagaatttaaaattttaattatcatgtgaaaaattttatcaatatgtcatatgagagaataataaaaaaaatcatattttatatttttaatttcacaTAAAATTCTAATTAGACTAGTCAATCATATTTAATTGGACAAGTCCAAAATTGGGCCAACCAAATTAGGCCAACCAAATTAGGCTCATAAATTTGGCCTAACTATTCATCCAATTAGACacacaaaattaaaattaatcaaaaattaaaatttaacttTTTTTGAATTTGATTAAAACTTGATTAATCGAATCTAAATCCAAACAAACAATCAAAATATAGTCATGATCAATtctaatcaaaatatttgattaaaataaattaaattagtcaattttataattaaggatactagttagaaattttaattttttagggTAAAGCTATAATTTAGTTAGGATTTAGAATAGAATTATATAAGTTCTAAAAGACaaaaaatatcaaaagatatAGATTGAAATTAATAGTAGCAGTCATCCTTATACTATCAATTGGTGACCTCTTCGGTCATCATGTGGTGTTGTGCCTCCATGCCCACATGTAGTTATGCATAGGCATCAACCGATGACGATGAAGAGGGTTATCGAGAGTGCGACTATACCCATGCATTTGCATAGTGCAACCATTGCCCTTTGGTGTTCAGTTGACATTGATTATGGCCAACAAATGTCGTCACAGTAGCAATGCTACAACTGTTGTTGGTAATAATGTTGTTGTAGCTACCATAATCATGACACTACTATAATCAATGTAAGCTATTGTAATCGCAACACTGTAGTTGTCGTAGCCGGCATATGTAGTGGTGTTGTTGGAACCGCTTGCAACCAAGGTAGGTCGCTTATCATAAGGCTACTACAAATAGGCAGCCATGCATGTTGTCATTATTGACTGTTGCAATTTACAGTGCTTTCGTTATGAACGAAAGTCATTATCCATAATTGGGCTAGCGACCACTGAAGGTTGCCACTGTcaactatattatcattgatagcAAGCTGTTGATAGTAGTCCATTAATCAAACTCAAGGAACCTTGCATCACCTACAAGCAAGTGACAAGATGAACTAGATAGAATGCAGATCGATAACACAAATAAATCAttcaattattataaataaaagcCAAATAACATTCTTTCGCAAGCGAATgttaataaatagatctaaatacaaaataaatctaaaatacttttatgatctaaagtattttatttcaaaatataactctaatactaattgtcaaCATAAAAATCGTAATATGCTACTGTTATGTGAAAAACCTTAATACtagaaactaaaatcaaataatgatagattAAATTTACGATGCATATCTACGATGTCATTCAAAAGTCTTTATCTAATCTTTTACCATTGTCGGATCTGAAAGTTATACCTATGTCGATTTATAAGGAGAATTAgatttaccttatcctatcttcctTGTTATGatcaagttgacactaagagggggagggggtgaattagtgcttacgataaaaacttCATCGATTTagaaaacttcaatgattttaaaaaacttGATTTGATGAAACTCGTATCCAGAATGATATTGAAAGTGTGTTTCAAttaaagtaaatgtaataaatagTTAAAACAtagaacaatagtaatgaagagcaaaaggagagtgcacaccaaatttatagtagttcaatcatcgtgacctatatccactcttgattcctcatcCATTGAGGCAATCGATGTCCACTAACggttttccttcaatgggtgaagatcaactaccctcttacaactctttctcatttttacaagtttaggagacaatattTTTCAAGTCTCACACATCTTTTAGATTGattacaaaactaaagaaaaatgaGGAGATACTTATCACTTTTTTAACAATTTCATACCCCAAAATTTTAATACTTTTGTTCAtattttcatgctctttcatgtaggaaagagtggggtatttataggccccaatgacttcaaaaatggaacaaaaaagtgtctcattccCGATTTCTAAGGTATTGACGGTAGCACagccattattgggcgataccaccacatgCAGATTGACACTAGGCGATTCCACTACTCAGTTtgatggtactaccacttgatagggcctcggagactgagctctgatggtaccatcgtctatagcattaactgtcgacagtaccatcgcttgcagcattaactaccggcagtaccactgcccaaaccggGAGGTCAAGTCTCAAGCGGTTCTACCGCCTGACGTGGCACCAAATGGCTGAATGGACTATCCAACCACCCAATTTAGCCTTGTTCAGGGTCAAGTTggtctctaattgagttagtaggatttttttcaaaactaactcaattttaagtcataactatgatagttaatgctaaaataattaaaatacaagcaatctaagttgtccggcaCATTATTGTTCAATTGAACTTTTTATGAAATTTCGACGAACACCCAATGAACTTTCAATGAGCTTTCACTgcattgtccgatccttcggtgtatctctCGATTCATCCAACTCGATGCCCGATCATCGACTCCAgcccaacttcgattcttctttaatcgttttgtctttctcacgatcatagttagtcatacatcacttatctcaacacatggattagatcattaattcactaattgatttcatcatcaaaatccgagattcaacattcctaTCCTTCACAAGACCAACGATGAGTTACAAAGAGGAGATAAaagaagatctataatctctcaatgaCTAGTTGTTTAATTcgtattatcattttttataagAGGGAGCAAATGGCCTAGAATGATAATTAGAAAAATCCCTATTATCAACATCATCTCTTAAGAAATACTAGTATAATTGGACATCATTTCCGCTGGTAAATAATTTAGAATCCAATCGTATTTATCATATATGTTATTTAATTAAATAGATCACCTAATTTAACCATAAGAGATCGAAAGACAACTCAAGAGATCGTGAAATAAGAGAGCGTGTGAGAGTATAAAAACAAGAACTTCCATTttaatttcttttgtcaatcatcaaaaattccttaattttcttcatttatttttataattaacacTGTTATTGCTGGTTGTATATAATCCCTTGATTGAAGCGTTAAGTATTATTATTTCGTCGAATGACATGTGtgtagtattttttttatagagAGCAGTAAATGAAAGTGGAAACGTTAAATGCACGATGGAAAGAGAAGTTTAGCGCTACGGGGATTGGCGGGTGATCAATGCCATCTGGCATGGGACCAACACTGCCTCCAATCTTGAGACCGGTGGGCAAATCGGGTAAGAATTGTCAATAATCGAGCTGTAACCACCTCCATTCAAACCCAAAATTCCCATCAATCACAAGACAGGTAGGTAAATAGGGGAAGGTTCATTCTCAATAATTGGGACGCCACCACATGCCCGATCCAAACGAAACAGTGACGTCACACGTCGCAACCATCGCGCCATAATACGTTACCCCCACAACGTACCGGAAAGCAGGGCTCGAGAAGCTGCTCGGGCCCGCCGAAACTAATCCATCCCACGAACCGGGATCCTCTTCATGACCTTCACATCTCCATTGGTGACGTGGACCGTCTAGATTCTTCCGAGCTTGGCGAGACGTCACATCGGATGGTCGGGGCCTGGACGGACCCGTCTCCTTGTGGAGTGGATCCGACCGCCTTCTTCCCTCCTTAGGGTTTCCACGTTGAATCGAAAAGATCGGGACGAGTTGGGCCACCGAGAGCGCGCGCGTCGCCGACTCGAACGACTCATCTCCACGCCTCGGACAAATATTCCAATAACACGACGTTAAAAACAGAAAAATAGAAGGCTTTTTTTGATGTACAAAGCGACTGAGCAAAATATTCCAATAACACATCAGTGTTTAACATTGCATCACAGCCATCCATTTGATGTACAAAGCGACTGAGCAAGGAGATCGGACGGATGCCTTTTTTTTCCCCCGTGTGGCAGGAAAAAAATTCAACCAATATCAGTAAGAAAAATGaaacaaatataaaaaaaggAATTCTTAATAGAGGGGAAGGGGGTGGTCGCGCCATATCCTTCTCAACTCGGAACACTATAATTTCCCTCCTTTCCCTCGTTTTCTTCTCTGCGCCTTTTTGACCCCCCACACCCCAATCCCCCCCCGGCGCACGCCCTCTTCCCTCGTCCTCGTCCACCTCGATCCGGAGATCCCACATCTCTGATCTGAACCCCTGCCTCGATCGGCCCCCCGCCGCTTTCCCCCTGCCGGAATCCGACTAGGAATGAGGCATATGCCACGGGTTCTGTATCGGTGGACGATCTGGGTGTGTTAGCCTGGAGATCGGTGGTCTGTGGGGTTTCTGTTTTGTTTTTGGGGTCATTTTGCGGGTGCCCGTTTGATGTCGGGCGGCCGAGCTGCTGGGAGCCGCTCCGCACAGGCGTCAACACCGATCCTCCAACAGCCGAAGCAGCGGCGGCGCGTGCTGTTCTCCTCGGCGAGGCCGCCTTTTGTTACCCCGGACGAGTACCACAGCTTCCCTGCGCCCCATGGGCGGCCGATCGCCGGCAACGAGATGGTCGATGCCCTGGTCATTAAATCCCCTGTGAGTTCCCGCTGGGATTTTGTCATTTCGTTTTATTTGTGCTCGACGAACTGAGACATTTCACCCGATTGCATGTCAATTATCTTGCGCCTCTCCTTGTTTTGTATAGACTTAAACGATTTGCTTATTTATTTggattataatttttaagaagtTAGAGACGACAGTTTTTGTTCATACGAAGTATGACCTCGTAGATCTAAATTTCTTTACTAGTTTACATTTTCGATATAAATAAATGTTTGCAAAAGATACGTTGCAGTGTTAAATTTGGAGTCTCCAGTTACTACTGACCAAAGCTGAGAAATTTAGCCATCTCATGCAGCGATATGCAACATCTACTGTCTAACATTTTGTGCTTCCATGCTTTTATACTTTGATCTTAAGATTCTGTGAAATCCCAAATATAAGCTGTGTTACAAAGTATTGTCTATAACTACAATTTATCTCTAGTTGATGCTTTTATGGAACTTAAAGAGTAAAAAGAGACAAACTCTGAAGCTTCCAGAGGAAACTACATGCAAAACATGGTACCAATGTCTGCTTCAAGTTGTTGATGTACAACGAAATTATATAATGAATTGCTCACGATATTGCTTCAGTTCATGAATGTATGATTGATCTGTATAACGAATTGCTCACATGCTTAAAGGGACCTACAAGGTGAAGAACTGTATGCATCCTTATGGATTCTCTTTATGAAATTGTGATAGGATGTAATAATGATTTCCTTTAGTGTTTGCTGAGAGGTTGTAAGTCATATCAAAATGCAAAGTTACTATTTTCATTCTCATTTTTCAAGATTGTTAAAATTATATCATGCACTGCTAAGATGGCATATGTGATTTCTTAGGGCAGTTTATGGGGATTGTTCAGATATATTGTTCATCAACCATAGAATTGCTAGTGACAGCAGAAGTCAGAAGTCTCTTTCACTGAACGATGAGCCAGAAAACATATAACTGCAAAATGCATATGCCTCAACACTACTTTTCTTAGTCTATTCATTTAGGGATTAACTTTGTTACATAGGTTTTAAACATATGGATGCTTAGATATCAGAAGTAAATTCTCTTGGAGAGGATTAAGGGTGATCAAACCACAGAGAGTATTGTGTTTCAGTATTGCCAAAAGAATTGCTTTAATCTTGTGTGTTCATGACCTTGCAATAATATGTTATTGTGACATGGTCCTATTATCTCATTTTGGCCTGAAGAAAGTTTCTTCTAGATGCTACCAAGATTTTGTGTGTACTTTGAATTGGCAATCCAATTCATCTCCTACTTAAGGTACTACCTTGGTTTGTAATTATCAAGCCGCACCTTTTATTTACCTGTTGAATTTATTATTAGTTCTAATAGCTTCATGGTTGATGTGATTTTTTTTAACCATAAAATTCCTCTAAATCAATGTACAAGCAGTTTGATGAAATTGAACATTTTGCAAAAACATGTGCCTTTGAATTTTTTGCCAAAGAGAAAGGTCGCATGCATGAAATTTGGTTAAAAGCCAAGAATTCTATCATGTGATACAGAATGATCACAGTGAGTCTAATTGGGTCAAATTGGTGTATAAGAgttttattatggttattttgtaGGTTAGACAAGTTCCTTTTGCGAATTTTAAAGGTTTATTTAGATGGGATTTTGCAGGTTGATGAGATTGCCAAAAAATGATAAGTTTTCCTTCACAATAGCTCTtagaatctgatttttttttaatcaattgaGTAATTACTTGCTTTCTTCACTCTTGTTCTATGGTTCGAAGTGTTATCTTCTCGAATTGGAGAAACCCTTGAAATGAGAGCTATATGCTATACATTAACTTCATTCTTAAATGTATAATGTCCCTAGAATCTACTTAAGAAGTCCTGTTTATCCTACTTTGGTAAAATAATTGGACAGCTGAAGGCATCCTGTTTCATCTTCCAGAAGAATCACTTGTAGATATTATTCACTCGTTTTAGAGTCTACTGTTATTTTGACTGTTTACGTATGGGTAGGAATAGGGTAGCTACCCTTCTTTTTTTCCTGAGATGGAGTAGGTTTAATTAAAGTTTACCTAAAAGTGAGGCTGCTCTGGTTTAGTAATTACCGTAGTACCATGGCTTGATATTAAACACTCCAGCAAGAGTGGCTTGAAACAAACAATCTGACATAAAGTTTACTCTTGATTGGAGTAGTGTAGGGATTCAAGGTCATTTGACTTGAACTTTAGAATCAGTTCACATGCGGAGAAGGATGTTATAATGTATAACTATAAAGTTATGCTTAAGCATTTTAAATTTTGTTTGAGAGAATTCTTTGTTCAACCAAATTTTAAGATTGTGGAAGTAATATTTGTTCTGGATAGGATTTCTAGATTTGCTCTTGGATGGATTAGAAGATGTCTCTAGTAGTTTTGGGTAGAGAAACTTGATCGGTTGGTTTTAGTGGTTCATCTCTTTTTGCCTATCGTGCCTGTGGTAAAGAACTAGGTTGTAGTGAAGTTCTTATAGAAATCCTATAAAAGTTTAGACTCTGTGTTTATATTAGTCAAGTAAGAAATCTTGTTTTTAGTTCCAGGAAAGATATGACATTCTGACCATTGTGCAGCATATATTTAAGGAGAAATATAGGAGGCCCCAATTGCAAGGACTTTCTTCTTATAACAGAATTCAGTAATTCAATAATTATAATTGCAGGCACTTAACTGCACCATCTGTGCTGAGGAAGAGAATATCATGCTTATTGTTTTGAAATAAATTTGTGTTTGTCCTTTgcattattatgtaagaaatctCAATATTAATGTGTGTGAGTTGTCACCTATGGTGGAACCTAATTATATTATGAGATTTTTTGCCATCAAATTCGATAAGATGTCTATAGGCTATAAATATTGTTTATTTTTGAAGTTGTGACTCTAGTTGAATGATATTTCACATTTTAGTCAAAGCAGAAGCCTGAAAACAAGGATAATGAGGCTGCAGTGTCAAGCGAGTTGAAGACTAGTCCTGGTTATGCTGGAGCTAATAATCCTCTTCTCACACCGGTAACAGGAAAGGGAGGAAAAACAAATGGCAGATCCAAGGTAGCAAAGTACAATAAGTCTGGACCTCAGACCCCTATGTCAACTGTTGGTGAGTAGATTCATCATTTAAATACCATAAAAACATATTAATGCTGTTACTATTATACATAAACCTATCTGGTAACTGGTTAAGAAGTTAATGTTGTTCTTAGACTAGTCAGACCATCAAGCTATGACAATGATATTTCCAATTAAATATCTTGGTTTAATCTCTATGATTTGGGTCCATGCAGGTTCAGCCTCGGGCAATGTTCTCACTCCTGTTGGTACTTGTCGTTACGATAGTTCTCTAGGTGAACAaagtcatggttaatttgaattctGTCTGGAAAAGCTTGAAGCTTAAGTGATTAATTTGGAATTCTTTCTGCTTTTGTTTCTGACATATTGCATTTTGCAACTACATTTTCAGGACTCTTGACTAAAAGGTTTATCAGTTTGCTTAAACAAGCACAAGATGGCATCCTTGATTTGAATAATGCTGCAGAAACACTTGAGGTATTACGGATTACTACTATTTTAAATAACTCTTTATGTTTATCTGTACTTAGAGACACAAGTTAGAGTAATGCTATTGTCTAGGTGCAAAAGAGGCGGATATATGACATCACTAATGTCCTTGAAGGGATTGGACTGATAGAAAAGAAACTCAAGAACAAAATCTGTTGGAAGTAATTCATCTGTTTCCTCTTGgaaatttctccttttttttttcttaatgaaaTGATCTTGGCTTCTCCCAATATGAGGAACAATTTACATGGTACATCACTCATAGATCATTGCACGACAGGGGATTAGATAATGCGAGGCCAGGGGAGGTTGATGACGATCTTTCAGTACTACAGGTGCCAGACATGTTTTTTCCTTGCCATAAACAAAATCCACTCCTCTCGGTCTATGTCTAAACTGAGTCTAGATTTTGAAAATGAGCTCACCTGGATTCTCTTATTTGTATTCTCTTCAGGCAGAAATTAAAAAACTTGCATTGCAAGAGCATGGATTGGATGACCGTATCAGGTTGGATTTAGTAGGCCTGATAAACTATTGATGTGAAATATCTTACCAAATATTCTGAATTGTATTTCACAGCAAAATACAAGAAAGATTACGGGTGTTTTCTGAAGATGAAAGAAACCAGAGGTAAGTGCTTTTTTTTTGTGCATTTACATCCTACATATGTAGCTAACCATCTTCTACAACATTTGTGGATTCAGGTGGCTTTATGTGACTGAAGATGACATCAAAGGTCTTCCTTGTTTTCAGGTTTTTCTCTGTTTCCTTGTTTCCTTAGAATTTAGCAAATATATATTGTCTGCTACTCTGTTATGAGTAACATTACCTGATATTCGTGCCTCTTGTACGCAGAATGAAACACTTATAGCAATAAAGGCACCTCATGGTACTACACTGGAAGTTCCAGATCCTGATGAGGTGCAAAGCGGCTAAGTTTTGGACCAAGTTGTTTCagttttttatttcataaattaaCTAGAAATTCTTCCTCCACATGCAGGCTGGTGAATATCCACAAAGGAGATACAGAATTGTCCTAAGAAGCACAATGGGTCCAATAGATGTTTACCTTGTTAGGTAATAATGCCTTTTCAGTTGTCACTTTGAACATTAGGCTTGATGGACAAGTACTTGAATTATGCTCTTCTCTTTGTCCCTTTTGTTTATCCCTTTGTCTTGTTTTTCCTTGTTGCTAGTCAATTTGAGGAGAAATTTGAGGAGATGAACCGTATTGAGACACCTTTGAGGCTCAATCCCATGGCAGATTCACAGACTGTTGAGAACTCCATGTTGGCGATTGCCACAGAAGAGAGCAGAAGAAAGGAAACGGAATTTAAGGATCAAGATTGTCAGAGGGCATGCCCTGACATAAGTTCCTCACAGGATGCTGGTGGTGGTATGATGAAGATTGTTCCTTGTGATGTTGACGTAAGTTCAGCTACTGAGTATACAAACCTTAACCCGATTAATATAAGTTATACCTGTGAGGGACAGCTTATAATGGAGATTTAAGTAAATGTCCACCCACCATATGGAACTTTCCTCTGATGTCTGAATGATCTGACTCTTCTATATTTTGGTAGTCGGCCCTATATCTTTATTTATTGTACCTGTTAAAAGAGTAAGATAAGCAAGCCATTAGCAGCTTTGTTCTTATAGCCCGTAAGTGCATATTTGAGTTGAACGAATCTGCTTTTATGAAGATGATTGTTTCTATTTTGCAGACTGATGCTGATTACTGGCTTCTATCAGAGTCTGGAGTCAGCATTACAGATATGTGGAAGACATCACGTATCCTTAAGACATCATTCTTCGTTTAGTCTTTGCTGTTTAACTGTTGTAAATTTTACTTGAAATCCTTAGCTTAATCTTTAGCGGAGGTCCAGTGGGATCGGATCTGTGCGTTTAGCACGGACGACTTCGTTACAAGTGGTGCTGGCACACCTCGGCCACCGGCTCCAACATCTGGTGTTATTGACCCTTTGACACAAACTCTACTCGGAAATAAATGCAGGGCAGACAATCTGTGACATTAAAATTGAAAACTTCATTCTCCAGGTGCATTAAAATTCTCATCTCACTGCCACAAAAGTCAAACCGGGAAACAATTCGGTGATCAAAGAATTAAGAGGTGAGGCTATGCAAGAGCACTCTCGATTCCGAGAACTAGCCACTGCAGTCCTATGTGTTGGATCGAGTATACATCTTACTGTATTGTTCATGTACGAAGATATAAACTCATCTTCATTTATCTACACATCTTCCTCTATGCTCCTAAATGTGACCAGTCTCATCCTGACTGTTTTCCGTTTTATTAAGCAGAATGCAACTATTTAAACATATCTTGAGGCTGCTGTTCATTTTGTTTTGACTACAGATTGAGAAAGGTGCATTGCTTTTCATAAAATGCAAGCTAGTCATTCAAAGGCGCTAACGTTTCTTCATGTCATTTGCAGATATCAATTCTTAACGACGATGGCTTCTTGTCTATCTTTTCCTAACCTAACGTTGGCTTTCCTCCCTCTTTGGAGCCATATATATCTCTGCAAAAAAGGAgaagcaagaaaaagaaagacCATATGGATAAAGCAGGATATTAGAGTGCTTGAGGTACAAATAAATTCAGCTATCATGTTAAaacaaattaattattattaatccTGAAGCTGGTACAAAAATGCATGGGCCATGAACAGCAGTTATGTGTATTTTTTACAGTCTGATAAgggcttaaaaagaaaaaaaagcaacAATTTCCAAAACCCATagaaaaatatgatgaaaatctgaaagataaactaaaaaaattaagGTTCTCCAAACACACTTCAGCACTTGGGGTTTTGAAACATTAGTCTCTTTGCGTCAACATTGTCCTTGAATAACTCA
The window above is part of the Musa acuminata AAA Group cultivar baxijiao chromosome BXJ2-6, Cavendish_Baxijiao_AAA, whole genome shotgun sequence genome. Proteins encoded here:
- the LOC135584251 gene encoding transcription factor E2FB-like isoform X1, with the translated sequence MSGGRAAGSRSAQASTPILQQPKQRRRVLFSSARPPFVTPDEYHSFPAPHGRPIAGNEMVDALVIKSPSKQKPENKDNEAAVSSELKTSPGYAGANNPLLTPVTGKGGKTNGRSKVAKYNKSGPQTPMSTVGSASGNVLTPVGTCRYDSSLGLLTKRFISLLKQAQDGILDLNNAAETLEVQKRRIYDITNVLEGIGLIEKKLKNKICWKGLDNARPGEVDDDLSVLQAEIKKLALQEHGLDDRISKIQERLRVFSEDERNQRWLYVTEDDIKGLPCFQNETLIAIKAPHGTTLEVPDPDEAGEYPQRRYRIVLRSTMGPIDVYLVSQFEEKFEEMNRIETPLRLNPMADSQTVENSMLAIATEESRRKETEFKDQDCQRACPDISSSQDAGGGMMKIVPCDVDTDADYWLLSESGVSITDMWKTSPEVQWDRICAFSTDDFVTSGAGTPRPPAPTSGVIDPLTQTLLGNKCRADNL
- the LOC135584251 gene encoding transcription factor E2FB-like isoform X2; this encodes MSGGRAAGSRSAQASTPILQQPKQRRRVLFSSARPPFVTPDEYHSFPAPHGRPIAGNEMVDALVIKSPKPENKDNEAAVSSELKTSPGYAGANNPLLTPVTGKGGKTNGRSKVAKYNKSGPQTPMSTVGSASGNVLTPVGTCRYDSSLGLLTKRFISLLKQAQDGILDLNNAAETLEVQKRRIYDITNVLEGIGLIEKKLKNKICWKGLDNARPGEVDDDLSVLQAEIKKLALQEHGLDDRISKIQERLRVFSEDERNQRWLYVTEDDIKGLPCFQNETLIAIKAPHGTTLEVPDPDEAGEYPQRRYRIVLRSTMGPIDVYLVSQFEEKFEEMNRIETPLRLNPMADSQTVENSMLAIATEESRRKETEFKDQDCQRACPDISSSQDAGGGMMKIVPCDVDTDADYWLLSESGVSITDMWKTSPEVQWDRICAFSTDDFVTSGAGTPRPPAPTSGVIDPLTQTLLGNKCRADNL